A single window of Paenibacillus sp. SYP-B4298 DNA harbors:
- a CDS encoding alpha/beta-type small acid-soluble spore protein: MASRSNKKVVPECRQALNQMKYEIAAELGLMVHPVGQGDTEFAGELGETSAGAGHGYVPWSQLATRDAGSVGGSITKRLIAQAEQVLGRIH; the protein is encoded by the coding sequence ATGGCTTCTCGAAGCAATAAGAAAGTGGTACCGGAGTGCAGGCAAGCATTGAATCAGATGAAATATGAGATCGCAGCGGAATTAGGCTTGATGGTTCATCCTGTCGGACAAGGCGATACGGAATTCGCTGGCGAGCTGGGTGAGACTTCCGCAGGTGCAGGACATGGATATGTGCCTTGGAGCCAGTTAGCTACCCGGGATGCTGGTTCTGTTGGCGGATCTATTACCAAGCGCCTGATTGCTCAAGCGGAGCAGGTACTGGGTCGTATCCATTGA